One window of Streptomyces sp. NBC_00273 genomic DNA carries:
- the galK gene encoding galactokinase: MKEAFRRIYGAYPDRVWAAPGRVNLIGEHTDYNDGFALPIAIPQHTLVAARRRQDGRLRLHSAQGDGPVIDLHVERLTPGAVTTWGAYPAGVVWALREAGHRPGGADLHIDSTVPTGAGLSSSAALECAVAFAYNDLYGLNLSATALALIGQRAENGFAGVPCGAMDQLASACCTAGSALHLDIRAGAHEQVPFAPETQGMSLLVVDTRVKHDLGDGAYAALRAGCEQAARLLGLAALRDLTPADLHGAAAALPAHLVPLVRHVVTENARVTDAVVRLRAGHLAALGPILTAGHASLRDDFRISCAESDLVVDTALAYGALGARMTGGGFGGSVIVLAEEDRVEAIGAAVTTAFRTAGYQAPHLFPVSPADGARRIV, translated from the coding sequence ATGAAGGAGGCCTTCCGGCGCATCTACGGCGCCTACCCGGACAGGGTCTGGGCAGCGCCCGGCCGGGTCAACCTGATCGGGGAGCACACCGACTACAACGACGGCTTCGCCCTGCCCATCGCCATCCCCCAGCACACCCTGGTCGCGGCGCGCAGGCGCCAGGACGGCCGCCTGCGGCTGCACAGCGCCCAGGGGGACGGCCCGGTCATCGACCTCCACGTCGAGCGACTCACCCCCGGCGCCGTCACCACATGGGGCGCCTACCCGGCGGGGGTCGTCTGGGCGTTGCGCGAAGCCGGACACCGGCCCGGGGGCGCCGACCTCCACATCGACAGCACGGTGCCCACCGGCGCCGGTCTTTCGTCCTCCGCCGCGCTCGAGTGCGCGGTCGCCTTCGCCTACAACGACCTCTACGGGCTGAACTTGAGCGCGACCGCCCTCGCGCTGATCGGCCAGCGTGCGGAGAACGGCTTCGCCGGAGTGCCGTGCGGGGCCATGGACCAGTTGGCCTCCGCCTGTTGCACCGCCGGTTCGGCCCTGCACCTGGACATCCGCGCCGGCGCCCACGAGCAGGTCCCGTTCGCCCCGGAGACCCAGGGGATGAGCCTGCTGGTCGTCGACACCCGGGTGAAGCACGACCTCGGCGACGGCGCGTACGCGGCCCTGCGGGCCGGGTGCGAGCAGGCCGCCCGGCTGCTCGGGCTGGCGGCACTGCGCGACCTCACTCCCGCGGACCTGCACGGGGCGGCCGCAGCGCTCCCCGCCCACCTGGTGCCCCTGGTCCGGCACGTGGTGACGGAGAACGCTCGGGTCACCGACGCCGTCGTCCGCCTTCGGGCCGGGCACCTGGCGGCGTTGGGACCGATCCTCACGGCCGGCCACGCATCGTTGCGCGACGACTTCCGGATCTCCTGCGCGGAGAGCGACCTCGTCGTGGACACCGCCCTGGCGTACGGAGCTCTCGGTGCGCGCATGACCGGTGGCGGTTTCGGCGGGTCCGTCATCGTGCTGGCGGAGGAGGACCGGGTGGAAGCGATCGGCGCCGCTGTCACCACCGCGTTCCGTACGGCCGGGTACCAGGCTCCGCACCTG
- the galE gene encoding UDP-glucose 4-epimerase GalE, producing the protein MSRYLVTGGAGYIGSVVVAHLLEAGHRVTVLDDLSTGTPQAVPAGAEFVRGGLGHAAALLSADHAAVLHFAASSQVAESVRDPDKYWRNNVTGSLELMAAMRHADVRTLVFSSTAAVYGEPERLPIADDARTAPTSPYGATKLAVDHLITGEAAAHGLAAVSLRYFNVAGAHAGHGERHAPESHLIPLILQVALGRRPHIDVHGDDYPTRDGTCVRDYIHVADLAEAHLLALEAARPGEHLICNLGNGEGFTVREVIDSVRRVTGRTIPEVVRPRRPGDPAVLVASAVRARERLGWRPRHTDLDSIVADAWAFAREVTA; encoded by the coding sequence ATGAGCCGGTACCTCGTGACCGGGGGAGCCGGCTACATCGGCAGCGTGGTGGTGGCCCACCTCCTCGAAGCCGGCCACCGCGTGACGGTGCTCGACGACCTGTCGACCGGCACGCCCCAAGCCGTTCCGGCGGGCGCCGAGTTCGTCCGGGGCGGTCTCGGGCATGCGGCCGCCCTCCTGTCCGCCGACCACGCCGCCGTCCTGCACTTCGCCGCCTCCTCGCAGGTGGCCGAGTCCGTACGCGACCCGGACAAGTACTGGCGCAACAACGTGACCGGCTCGCTGGAGCTGATGGCCGCCATGCGGCACGCAGACGTGCGCACCCTGGTGTTCTCCTCCACCGCTGCGGTCTACGGCGAACCCGAACGGCTGCCGATCGCCGACGACGCCCGCACCGCGCCCACCAGCCCCTACGGCGCGACCAAACTGGCCGTCGACCACCTGATCACCGGCGAGGCCGCCGCCCACGGGCTGGCCGCCGTGTCCTTGCGGTACTTCAACGTCGCGGGCGCCCACGCGGGCCACGGCGAGCGCCACGCACCCGAGTCGCACCTCATCCCGCTCATCCTCCAAGTGGCCCTGGGACGGCGCCCGCACATCGACGTCCACGGCGACGACTACCCCACGCGCGACGGCACCTGCGTACGCGACTACATCCACGTCGCCGACCTCGCCGAGGCCCACCTGCTGGCCCTGGAGGCAGCCCGTCCCGGCGAGCACCTGATCTGCAATCTGGGCAACGGCGAGGGCTTCACGGTCCGGGAGGTGATCGACTCCGTGCGACGGGTCACGGGCCGGACGATCCCGGAGGTCGTGCGCCCCCGCCGTCCCGGCGACCCCGCGGTACTGGTCGCCTCCGCGGTCCGCGCGCGCGAGCGCCTCGGCTGGCGGCCCCGCCACACCGACCTGGACTCCATCGTGGCCGACGCCTGGGCCTTCGCACGTGAGGTGACCGCATGA
- the galT gene encoding galactose-1-phosphate uridylyltransferase, which yields MKRTSTKLADGRELIYFDLDESAERDTIDRRVLEPVDSHPELRLDLATGDWVTIASHRQGRVHHPPTEACPLCPSGNGRHSEIPAADYEVAVFENRFPSLAGRFGRCEVVCFTPEHGASFADLTEDRARLVLDAWTDRTERLSSFAGIEQVYCFENRGAEIGVTLAHPHGQVYAFPFVPPRTAKMIAVADTHRAVTGGNLFEDLLAEARAATSRVVLAGEYWTAFVPYAARWPYEVHLYPHRRVPDLTHLTEAERAEFPGMYLELLRRFDRLFRQEGEPARTAPTPYISAWHQAPKTSGQELALHLELFTVRRSAGKLKFLAGVESGMDSFVNDIAPEDAARRLREVAS from the coding sequence GTGAAGAGAACCTCGACGAAGCTCGCGGACGGCCGTGAGCTGATCTACTTCGACCTCGACGAGAGCGCAGAGCGCGACACGATCGACCGGCGCGTGCTGGAGCCCGTCGACAGTCACCCGGAGCTGCGCCTGGACCTGGCGACCGGCGACTGGGTCACGATCGCCTCGCACCGGCAGGGGCGCGTCCACCATCCGCCGACCGAAGCGTGCCCCCTGTGCCCTTCGGGGAACGGGCGCCACAGCGAGATACCGGCGGCGGACTACGAGGTGGCCGTGTTCGAGAACCGCTTCCCCTCGCTGGCGGGGCGCTTCGGACGCTGCGAAGTCGTGTGCTTCACTCCGGAGCACGGCGCGAGCTTCGCCGATCTGACCGAGGACCGCGCCCGGCTCGTACTCGACGCCTGGACGGACCGCACCGAGCGGCTGTCGTCCTTCGCCGGCATCGAGCAGGTGTACTGCTTCGAGAACCGCGGCGCGGAGATCGGCGTCACCCTCGCGCACCCGCACGGCCAGGTCTACGCCTTTCCCTTCGTCCCGCCGCGGACCGCCAAGATGATCGCCGTCGCCGACACGCACCGGGCCGTCACCGGCGGGAACCTCTTCGAGGACCTGCTGGCCGAGGCCCGGGCCGCCACCTCGCGCGTGGTGCTGGCGGGGGAGTACTGGACGGCGTTCGTCCCCTACGCCGCCCGCTGGCCGTACGAGGTGCACCTCTACCCCCATCGCCGCGTCCCCGATCTCACCCACCTCACGGAGGCCGAGCGCGCCGAGTTCCCCGGCATGTACCTGGAGCTGCTGCGCAGGTTCGACCGGCTGTTCCGGCAGGAAGGGGAGCCGGCTCGGACCGCCCCCACTCCCTACATCTCCGCCTGGCACCAGGCTCCGAAGACCAGCGGACAGGAACTGGCGCTGCACCTGGAGCTGTTCACCGTGCGCAGGTCGGCGGGCAAGCTCAAGTTCCTGGCCGGGGTCGAATCCGGCATGGACTCCTTCGTCAACGACATCGCCCCGGAAGACGCGGCCCGGCGGCTCCGCGAGGTCGCGTCATGA
- a CDS encoding serine/threonine-protein kinase, with the protein MAGRYRLVQRVGRGGMGTVWRAEDELLGRQVAVKVLHVPPHVPDDTLRTLHERTRREARSAARIAHPHVIVVHDAVEDEGLPCIVMEYVPSITLEEALEQRGALPTAETARIGLAVVEALRAAHDMGVWHRDVKPANILLGHDGRIVLTDFGIAAVSGTETLTRTGELVGSLAYLAPERLRGGDAGAAGDLWSLGVTLYRAVEGRHPFDREAPIETAYAVVSDPHAPLAGGSTLAPLIDGLLVKEPEQRTGLAEAERLLRRAAEGGSAGHGTSSTPLHRAARPARRVRRGLVWSAAAAMAAACAVTAVLLWPGTLFGDGSASRSGGRGSTAAPSPPEGYRFQDGGGLTLPVPAGWRRDELAGGEIAFIDPSGLLGLRVKADAFAGADALEHWRTTEEEQTRRDNPGYERVRMTASTVHGRPAGYWEFTFNGKVRKFRAVEVAFADTAGTQYVVYFSAPDAEWDRHRPVFDTAVAGLQLRD; encoded by the coding sequence GTGGCCGGCCGCTACCGGTTGGTGCAGCGAGTCGGCCGCGGCGGCATGGGAACCGTCTGGCGTGCCGAGGACGAGCTCCTCGGCCGGCAGGTGGCGGTGAAGGTGCTCCACGTCCCCCCGCACGTGCCGGACGACACGCTCCGCACGCTCCACGAACGCACCCGCCGCGAGGCGCGCAGTGCGGCCCGGATCGCCCACCCCCATGTGATCGTGGTGCACGACGCGGTCGAGGACGAGGGCCTGCCGTGCATCGTGATGGAGTACGTGCCCTCGATCACCCTGGAGGAAGCGCTGGAGCAGCGGGGTGCGCTCCCGACGGCCGAGACCGCCCGGATCGGCCTCGCCGTCGTCGAGGCGCTGCGCGCGGCCCACGACATGGGGGTGTGGCACCGCGACGTCAAGCCGGCCAACATCCTGCTGGGGCACGACGGCCGGATCGTCCTCACCGACTTCGGCATCGCCGCCGTGAGCGGCACCGAGACGCTCACCAGGACCGGCGAACTGGTCGGTTCCCTCGCCTACCTCGCTCCGGAACGCCTGCGCGGCGGCGACGCCGGGGCCGCCGGCGACCTCTGGTCCCTCGGCGTCACGCTCTACCGGGCCGTCGAGGGTCGTCATCCCTTCGACCGGGAAGCGCCGATCGAGACGGCGTACGCCGTCGTCAGCGACCCGCACGCGCCGCTGGCCGGCGGGAGCACCCTCGCGCCCCTGATCGACGGGCTGCTCGTGAAGGAGCCGGAGCAGCGGACCGGCCTGGCCGAGGCGGAGCGACTCCTGCGCCGCGCGGCGGAGGGTGGGTCCGCCGGTCACGGCACGTCGTCCACCCCGCTCCACCGGGCCGCCCGTCCCGCCCGGCGCGTACGCCGGGGCCTCGTGTGGTCCGCCGCGGCGGCAATGGCTGCGGCGTGTGCCGTGACCGCGGTACTGCTGTGGCCCGGCACGCTCTTCGGCGACGGGTCCGCTTCCCGTTCGGGCGGTCGTGGCAGCACGGCAGCGCCGTCGCCCCCCGAGGGCTACCGCTTCCAGGACGGGGGCGGGCTCACCTTGCCGGTGCCCGCCGGCTGGCGCCGCGACGAGCTGGCGGGAGGAGAAATCGCCTTCATCGATCCGTCGGGCCTCCTCGGGCTGCGCGTCAAGGCCGACGCCTTCGCGGGCGCCGACGCGCTGGAACACTGGCGTACGACCGAGGAGGAGCAGACGCGCCGTGACAATCCGGGCTACGAGCGCGTGCGGATGACGGCGAGCACCGTCCACGGCAGGCCGGCGGGGTACTGGGAGTTCACCTTCAACGGCAAGGTGCGCAAGTTCCGCGCGGTCGAGGTGGCCTTCGCCGACACCGCCGGTACGCAGTACGTCGTCTACTTCTCGGCGCCGGATGCGGAGTGGGACCGGCACCGACCCGTCTTCGATACCGCCGTCGCAGGGCTGCAACTGCGCGACTGA